A single Numenius arquata chromosome 1, bNumArq3.hap1.1, whole genome shotgun sequence DNA region contains:
- the LOC141463460 gene encoding protein-lysine methyltransferase METTL21E-like codes for MDLMSPQHNCLQNDLIRELERQEGEKEDEQTVAEIMRRRFFPAVITHKAWEGFHFAGHEIRITEATDCYGAVVWPSALVLCYFLETNSKQYNLVDKNVIEIGAGTGLVSIVASLLGALVTATDLPELLGNLQHNVLQNTKLKCKHQPRVKELSWGIDLEKNFPRSSCHFDYILAADVVYHHPFLDELLLTFDHLCKNDTVILWAMKFRLEKENQFVGKFQTLFDLEVISDFPALNITLYKAMRKGRMKVTSSKVIV; via the exons ATGGATTTGATGTCACCACAACATAATTGTCTACAAAATGACCTGATAAGAGAATTGGAAAGACAAGAAG gggaaaaagaagatgaaCAGACAGTTGCAGAAATCATGAGAAGgcgtttttttcctgctgtaataACTCATAAAGCCTGGGAAGGCTTTCACTTTGCTGGCCATGAGATAAGAATTACAGAAGCCACTGATTGTTATGGGGCAGTCGTCTGGCCATCG GCTCTtgttctgtgttattttttgGAAACTAATTCTAAACAATACAATTTGGTTGACAAAAATGTGATTGAAATTGGAGCTGGAACTGGGTTGGTCTCCATAGTAGCCAGTTTACTGG GTGCACTTGTGACTGCCACTGATTTGCCAGAATTGCTGGGAAACCTTCAGCACAATGTTCTCCAAAATACAAAGCTGAAATGCAAGCACCAGCCTCGTGTTAAGGAGTTGTCTTGGGGAATTGATCTGGAAAAGAACTTTCCTAGGTCTTCCTGTCACTTTGACTACATTTTGGCTGCTGATGTAGTTTACCACCACCCCTTTCTGGATGAACTTCTCCTAACTTTTGATCACTTGTGCAAGAATGACACTGTTATTCTGTGGGCTATGAAATTTAGGCTGGAGAAAGAGAACCAATTTGTGGGCAAATTTCAGACACTGTTTGACTTAGAGGTGATTTCTGATTTCCCCGCTTTGAACATAACCTTGTATAAGGCAATGAGGAAAGGCAGGATGAAAGTCACATCTTCCAAAGTGATAGTCTGA
- the ERCC5 gene encoding DNA excision repair protein ERCC-5 produces the protein MGVQGLWKLLECAGRPINPETLEGKILAVDISIWLNQAIKGARDRRGNSVQNAHLLTLFHRLCKLLFFRIRPVFVFDGEAPLLKRQTLAKRRQRKEIAIADSRKTTEKILKTFLKRQIIKTALKGKSNEAFPSITQVRREEIDDIYVLPSLEDEEKNSSEEEEEKEWEARMSQKQMLQEELCENPHSVDIESEDFNKLPPEIKHEILTDMKEFTKRKRTLFEAMPEESSDFSQYQLRGLLKKSSLNRCIENVQKELNQQHSGEIQTQYENEGGFVKEVESRKVVSEDTSHYILIKGIQAKEATSRDLGTTAGPSSKMLEFIKSNKINESPANTKVVASDNLQTEKDNNVVTAPPSPRTLLAIQAAIVESSSEEELGDEDAGRLKGDQSVTEEGSVSPRTLRAIQQALSDDEKKEEVVTVRTDGELPERSEAKDFLLSSSDEEDQIPEVEGKNIPTSTIHLSNQVIMQDAEFEQKSQEMEKNRITPKDTNISRTENYSCIDNTRKGKEYADEEENGYKPDLNSLGDKDINLCMQQPSCSLVQTSIRALIHAETTEVSKNEENLTISENKEEVISQTEENVSEVQKDIRFFPEAEGTEEESKEISESEDSDSDGSFIEVDTEIGNEAEFSPKYDEKLGDETALPEVETDRRDNATQDLLQESDEAQLANDQSVEREDDGKDAADEWKDISLEELEGLENDLSAEQNMLQAQKQQQERVAASVTGQMFLESQELLRLFGIPYIEAPMEAEAQCAILDLTDQTSGTITDDSDVWLFGARHVYKNFFSQNKYVEYYQCVDFQNQLGLDRSKLINLAYLLGSDYTEGIPNVGFVTAMEILNEFPGHGLEPLLKFAEWWNEAQKNKKLRPNPHDTKVKKKLRELQLSSGFPNPAVAEAYLKPVVDETRGSFTWGKPDVEQIREFCQNHFGWPRTKVDEILSPVIKQLNLQQTQLRIDSFFRLEQHEKQAIKSQRLRRAVTCLKRKEQEEADEIREATTVMETELKQHEQRKRGSTAGWANHHAVATEVQSGKRRKHSDSRKEHLYGGGFIGNLYLSETSGDSSVEESENGDLSKSKKRKNVSAMETADYKGKKGCSSSSGEDEELGNVVMVTAKPVFDGRKKKSQSKRGRKKNNS, from the exons ATGGGAGTTCAAGGGCTTTGGAAACTGCTTGAATGCGCCGGGAGACCGATAAACCCAGAAACGCTAGAAGGGAAAATTCTCGCTGTTG ATATCAGTATTTGGTTGAACCAAGCAATAAAGGGAGCCAGAGATCGTCGTGGTAATTCTGTACAAAATGCTCACCTCCTCACTCTGTTTCATCGACTCTGCAAGTTACTGTTTTTCCGAATTCGGCCTGTCTTTGTTTTTGATGGAGAGGCACCGCTTCTGAAGAGACAAACCTTG GCTAAGCggagacaaagaaaagaaattgccaTTGCTGATTCCAGGAAAACTACAGAGAAAatcttgaaaacatttttgaagaGACAGATTATCAAAACTGCTCTTAAAGGCAAAAG cAATGAAGCTTTCCCCAGTATTACACAAGTTCGAAGAGAAGAAATTGATGATATCTATGTACTGCCTTCTTTAGAGGATGAAGAGAAGAACAG ctcagaggaggaagaagaaaaagaatgggaAGCGAGAATGAGCCAAAAACAGATGTTGCAG gAAGAGTTATGTGAAAATCCTCATTCTGTAGATATTGAATCAGAAGATTTTAACAAGCTGCCTCCAGAAATAAAACATGAGATCTTGACTGATATGAAAGAATTTACAAAGCGAAAAAGAACATTATTTGAAGCAATGCCAGAG GAGTCCAGTGACTTTTCCCAGTACCAGCTCAGGGGTTTGCTTAAGAAAAGCAGCCTCAATCGGTGCATAGAGAATGTACAAAAAGAATTGAATCAACAGCACTCAGGTGAAATCCAAACACAATATGAAAATGAAGGTGGTTTTGTGAAAGAAGTGGAATCTAGGAAGGTAGTCTCTGAAGATACTTCTCACTATATCCTAATAAAAG GTATTCAGGCAAAAGAAGCTACAAGTAGAGACTTGGGAACTACTGCAGGGCCCTCGTCAAAAATGCTTGAATTCATTAAATCGAATAAAATCAATGAATCTCCTGCTAACACAAAGGTAGTTGCGTCTGACAACTTGCAGACAGAGAAAGATAACAATGTGGTGACAGCACCACCCTCTCCTCGGACTTTGCTTGCCATCCAGGCAGCTATTGTAGAAAGCAGCTCAGAAGAAGAACTGGGGGATGAAGATGCAGGGCGACTGAAGGGGGACCAATCTGTAACAGAGGAAGGCAGTGTGTCTCCAAGAACACTACGGGCAATTCAGCAAGCTCTCAGTGATgatgagaaaaaggaggaagttGTTACTGTTAGAACGGATGGAGAGCTACCAGAAAGGTCAGAAGCGAAGGATTTTCTGCTTAGTAGCTCAGATGAAGAAGATCAGATTCCTGAAGTTGAGGGAAAAAACATACCTACATCTACAATTCATTTGTCAAACCAAGTGATTATGCAAGATGCTGAATTTGAACAAAAGAGtcaggagatggaaaaaaatcgTATTACACCCAAGGACACCAATATATCTAGAACTGAAAATTATTCTTGTATTGACAATACTAGAAAAGGCAAAGAATATGCAGACGAAGAAGAAAATGGTTACAAACCAGACTTAAATTCTTTGGGAGATAAGGATATAAACTTGTGCATGCAGCAGCCAAGCTGTTCTCTTGTACAAACTAGTATAAGGGCTTTGATTCATGCTGAAACAACAGAAGTTTCTAAAAATGAGGAGAACTTgacaatttctgaaaataaggagGAAGTAATTTCACAAACTGAAGAGAATGTATCTGAGGTACAAAAGGATATTAGATTTTTTCCAGAAGCAGAAGGTACTGAGGAGGAAAGTAAAGAGATATCAGAGTCTGAAGACAGTGATTCTGATG gAAGCTTTATTGAAGTGGATACTGAAATCGGTAATGAGGCTGAGTTTTCTCCTAAATATGATGAAAAACTGGGTGATGAAACAGCACTTCCAGAAGTGGAGACAGACAGACGTGATAATGCCACACAGGACTTGCTGCAGGAGTCTGATGAAGCGCAATTGGCAAACGATCAGAGTGTTGAAAGAGAAGATGATGGGAAAGATGCAGCGGATGAGTGGAAAGACATCAGTTTG gaaGAACTGGAAGGACTAGAAAATGACCTTTCTGCTGAGCAGAATATGCTTCAGGCTCAAAAACAGCAGCAGGAACGCGTTGCTGCTTCTGTAACAGGACAGATGTTCTTGGAAAGCCAG GAGCTTCTCCGTCTGTTTGGCATTCCATATATTGAAGCTCCGATGGAGGCAGAGGCACAGTGTGCTATATTGGACCTTACTGATCAGACCTCTGGCACAATCACCGATGATAGTGATGTTTGGTTATTTGGCGCACGACATGTTTATAAAAATTTCTTCAGTCAAAACAAATATGTGGAATATTACCAGTGTGTTGATTTTCAAAACCAGCTAG GGCTGGATCGAAGCAAGCTAATTAATTTGGCATACTTGCTTGGAAGTGACTACACTGAGGGCATCCCAAACGTTGGCTTTGTAACAGCGATGgagattttaaatgaatttccTGGGCATGGCTTGGAACCTCTCTTAAAATTCGC tgaGTGGTGGAATGAGGCTCAGAAGAATAAGAAGTTGAGACCTAATCCGCATGATACCAAAGTTAAGAAGAAACTGCGggagctgcagctttcttcagGTTTCCCAAATCCAGCAGTGGCAGAAGCATACCTGAAGCCTGTGGTGGATGAGACAAGGGGTTCATTCACCTGGGGGAAGCCTGATGTGGAGCAGATCAGAGA ATTCTGTCAGAATCACTTTGGCTGGCCTAGGACAAAGGTAGATGAAATCCTTTCACCTGTGATAAAACAGCTGAACTTGCAACAG ACTCAGCTTCGAATTGATTCATTCTTCAGACTAGAGCAGCATGAAAAACAAGCCATTAAAAGTCAGAGACTGCGCAGAGCTGTGACTTGTctgaagagaaaagaacaagaagaagCTGATGAAATTCGGGAAGCCACCACTGTTATGGAGACTGAACTTAAACAGCATGagcaaaggaaaaggggaagcacTGCAGGTTGGGCAAATCATCACGCTGTGGCAACAGAAGTCCAaagtggaaagagaagaaaacattcagATTCCAGAAAAGAACATTTGTATGGAGGTGGTTTTATCGGGAATTTGTATCTTTCAGAAACTTCTGGTGACTCCTCAGTAGAGGAATCGGAAAACGGAGATTTAAGCAagagcaaaaagaggaaaaatgtctCTGCAATGGAGACAGCAGActataaagggaaaaaagggtgcAGTAGCTCAAGTGGCGAGGATGAAGAACTGGGAAATGTAGTCATGGTGACTGCCAAACCTGTGTTTGatggcagaaaaaagaaatcacagagtaagaggggaagaaaaaagaataattcttaa